A stretch of Armatimonadota bacterium DNA encodes these proteins:
- a CDS encoding bifunctional transcriptional activator/DNA repair protein Ada, with amino-acid sequence MSRPSFEELYAAVCARSHEYDGLYFQAVKTTKIFCRPICPARTPYAQNVEFFASAKEALEAGYRPCKRCRPLDMGAEPPAWIEVLRARIDASPHVRLKDQNLRDMGLEPATVRRTFLKRFGMTFHAYQRARRMGMALSEIRNGAHPVEAAIQTGYSSDSGFRDAFQRILGAIPSKANGLTPAQAKWIETPLGPMIAIATDAGLTLLEFVDRRMLETQLRTLSSRLGCRVVPGEHKFLDQTAAELEAYFEGERREFSVPLVIDGTPFQESAWRELLRIPYGRTLSYAELAAKIGNPGAIRAVGSANGDNRIAILIPCHRVIRTDGTLGGYGGGLWRKQRLLEIEGAAAAKRRQACLAI; translated from the coding sequence ATGAGCCGCCCGTCGTTCGAGGAATTGTATGCCGCCGTTTGCGCAAGAAGCCACGAGTATGATGGGCTGTACTTCCAGGCGGTCAAGACCACCAAGATCTTCTGCAGGCCAATTTGTCCGGCACGGACCCCCTATGCCCAGAACGTCGAGTTCTTCGCCTCGGCAAAGGAAGCTCTGGAGGCCGGCTACCGCCCCTGCAAGCGTTGCCGTCCGCTGGACATGGGCGCGGAGCCGCCCGCATGGATCGAGGTCCTGAGGGCGCGGATCGATGCCTCGCCTCACGTTCGGCTCAAGGACCAGAACCTTCGCGACATGGGGCTTGAGCCCGCCACGGTCCGGCGCACGTTCCTAAAGCGCTTCGGGATGACCTTTCACGCTTATCAGCGCGCGCGCAGGATGGGAATGGCCCTCAGCGAGATTCGGAACGGAGCGCATCCCGTGGAGGCGGCGATTCAGACCGGATATAGCTCGGACAGCGGCTTCCGTGATGCCTTTCAGCGAATTCTGGGGGCGATCCCGAGCAAGGCGAACGGCCTGACGCCGGCGCAAGCCAAGTGGATCGAGACGCCACTGGGACCGATGATCGCCATCGCCACCGATGCCGGACTGACGCTCCTGGAGTTCGTGGATCGCCGGATGCTGGAAACGCAGTTGAGAACGCTCTCCTCGCGTCTTGGATGCCGGGTCGTCCCCGGAGAGCACAAGTTTCTCGACCAAACGGCCGCCGAGTTGGAGGCCTATTTTGAAGGTGAGAGGAGGGAGTTCAGCGTCCCGCTGGTGATCGATGGCACGCCATTTCAGGAATCTGCTTGGAGGGAGCTGTTGCGGATTCCCTATGGCCGCACCCTTTCCTATGCCGAGCTCGCCGCGAAGATCGGGAACCCCGGCGCGATCCGGGCGGTGGGCTCCGCCAACGGCGACAACCGGATCGCCATCCTGATCCCATGCCACCGGGTCATCCGGACTGA
- a CDS encoding HD domain-containing protein produces MKEHTVIGARILAGGASPVVKMAEVIARTHHERWNGTGYPKGLKGDEIPLVGQVVGMVDTFDAMMRARSDRPGLSVEKALEALQSMSGDLFDSRLITILHRLCRQTAFREELLDAA; encoded by the coding sequence ATGAAGGAACACACGGTCATTGGCGCGCGCATCCTTGCGGGCGGCGCCAGCCCCGTTGTCAAGATGGCCGAAGTGATCGCGCGTACCCACCACGAACGTTGGAATGGCACGGGCTATCCCAAAGGCCTCAAAGGGGACGAAATCCCGCTCGTGGGACAGGTTGTGGGAATGGTGGACACGTTTGATGCCATGATGCGGGCACGCTCTGACCGGCCCGGGCTGTCTGTTGAAAAGGCCCTCGAGGCGCTTCAGTCTATGTCCGGCGACCTCTTTGACTCGCGTTTGATCACCATCCTCCACAGGCTCTGCCGCCAGACCGCCTTTCGCGAAGAGTTGCTGGACGCGGCTTGA
- a CDS encoding helix-turn-helix transcriptional regulator: MKVKVSHPLPIYAEALECLIEKRGGLEVAAGQLSPNEPAVRVAVDTRLTAGDLAELQKIRRAGSAVLVLAEGKSLSTEVAAAADAVVSLSSPTEEFLGKLSALGASRRVIGVSDQGAGYFEVRLSSNEQKAAQFLARGASNQEIAAAMGCSEQSVKNYMRQLMRKLGCKNRVQLLLKLSRAE; this comes from the coding sequence GTGAAGGTCAAGGTATCACACCCGTTGCCCATCTATGCCGAGGCCCTGGAGTGCCTCATTGAGAAGCGCGGCGGCCTCGAAGTGGCGGCCGGGCAATTGTCCCCAAACGAGCCAGCCGTGCGGGTTGCGGTGGACACCAGGCTCACGGCCGGCGACCTCGCCGAGCTGCAGAAGATCCGTCGTGCAGGGTCTGCGGTGCTCGTGCTTGCTGAAGGAAAGTCTCTGTCCACCGAGGTTGCGGCGGCCGCCGATGCGGTTGTCAGCCTCTCGTCGCCGACCGAGGAGTTCCTCGGCAAACTCTCGGCCCTCGGCGCCAGTCGGCGCGTGATCGGCGTGTCGGATCAAGGCGCCGGCTACTTTGAGGTGCGGCTCTCCTCCAACGAGCAGAAAGCCGCGCAATTCCTCGCTCGCGGCGCCTCGAATCAGGAGATCGCGGCCGCGATGGGCTGCAGCGAGCAGTCGGTGAAGAACTACATGCGCCAACTAATGAGGAAGCTGGGCTGCAAGAACCGGGTGCAGCTACTGCTCAAGTTGAGCCGAGCGGAGTAG
- a CDS encoding PD40 domain-containing protein, whose translation MLSSLLLALPLAALRPAVDGPHWFEDPTVSGKRICFALGGDLWDVPREGGDARRLTASVGQEGVPSYSPDGNWIAFSGQYAGKTDVYVMPAEGGVPKQLTFGPAEDEVLGWSPDGKSVLFATTEGGMPFTPRLYTVPAAGGQPEGLPFPQGTMGSFSPDGKQIAYVPYGQFQKAWKRYRGGQAFPIWISKLEDSSWKEVPRRNWNDKAPMWVGNRIYYLSDRTGKFNLYSCDTSGGSQREHVKSAVFGFTSATAGADAIALCEPGSISLFDLKSGKASPVSITVRGDFPEVRAKYVPISQGIAGADVSPTGKRVAFESRGEIVTVPASKGDARNLSNSSSSAERSPAWSPDGKSIAYFSDAGGEYKIVVRLSDGSGDSKTIEPGGGKGFYQGLAFSPDSKKLSYSDNRGALWVTEVESGKATKVDEAPLYPVTYGYSPSWSPDSKWLAFSRIIDNYQQAAFVYSLESSKLTQITDGMSEAFSPAFDRNGKYLYFLASTNAKSAPGWLDLTALETPNQTYSVYMALLQKELPSPFLPESDEEPVAEAKKPEKKDEPFRIDLEGLNRRVLSVPMPSRVYRALVAGTEGTFFTIDTPPQPNAAQPGGPPTIRKYEFSSKKESVFFTGANGFVISPTGGHMMILGPAGPQLVSTAAPATPGQGALDVSAQVIKVDPRAEWRQIFHEAVRLQRDYFYDPGHHGVDLVALEKRYEPFLAGLMSRADLNSLFEDMMGEICVGHMYIGGGDIPGTSGPAVGLLGADFSQENGRYRFSKVYTGESWNPGLRGPLAHPGVNVEAGEYLLGVGGKELKAGEDLYQLFEGKVGKQVRIKVGPKPDGTDSREVTVVPTGNETQLRVFDWVEGNRRKVEELSGGRLGYVWFPNTTVQGYTFFNRYYYAQVNKEGMVLDERYNGGGSVDDYFINNITRPHMSWWMTRYGKDFSSPLMTVYGPKALIINQYAGSGGDYFPWAFRKAKLGPLVGKRTWGGLVGILGFPAFVDGGSMTSPNLAFYSPDGEWEIENFGTAPDIEVEWDPVLWRQGRDAQLEKAVAEVMNQLKSYKKPTPKRPPFKDNTKIGGG comes from the coding sequence ATGCTTTCCTCACTTCTCCTTGCACTGCCGCTCGCGGCGCTGCGGCCGGCCGTCGATGGCCCTCACTGGTTCGAAGATCCTACCGTCAGCGGCAAGCGCATCTGCTTCGCCCTTGGCGGCGATTTGTGGGACGTTCCTCGCGAGGGTGGCGATGCCCGACGGCTCACAGCGAGTGTTGGCCAAGAGGGAGTTCCTTCGTACTCACCTGACGGAAATTGGATCGCCTTTTCTGGCCAATACGCTGGAAAAACCGACGTTTATGTGATGCCCGCTGAGGGCGGTGTTCCCAAACAGCTCACCTTTGGCCCTGCCGAGGATGAAGTGCTCGGCTGGAGTCCAGACGGAAAATCCGTTCTATTTGCGACGACGGAAGGTGGAATGCCCTTTACCCCTCGCCTCTACACCGTGCCGGCAGCGGGAGGCCAGCCTGAGGGATTGCCGTTTCCTCAAGGCACGATGGGCAGCTTCTCCCCGGACGGCAAGCAGATTGCTTACGTGCCCTATGGGCAGTTCCAGAAGGCTTGGAAGCGCTATCGGGGCGGACAAGCGTTTCCGATTTGGATATCCAAGCTAGAAGATTCCTCCTGGAAAGAGGTGCCTCGGAGGAACTGGAACGACAAGGCGCCGATGTGGGTCGGCAACCGGATCTATTACTTGAGCGATCGAACCGGCAAGTTCAACCTCTATTCCTGCGACACGTCGGGCGGATCTCAGCGCGAGCATGTCAAGAGCGCAGTGTTCGGGTTCACTTCGGCTACGGCGGGAGCAGACGCAATAGCGCTCTGCGAGCCCGGCTCGATCTCTCTTTTTGATTTGAAGTCCGGAAAAGCCAGCCCGGTTTCTATCACGGTGCGCGGGGACTTCCCGGAGGTTCGCGCCAAGTATGTGCCGATCTCTCAGGGCATCGCCGGCGCGGACGTCTCGCCGACCGGCAAGCGGGTGGCCTTTGAATCGCGAGGCGAGATCGTGACCGTGCCCGCCAGCAAAGGGGACGCTCGAAACCTGAGCAACAGCAGCTCCTCAGCTGAGCGGTCGCCGGCATGGTCGCCAGACGGCAAGTCCATCGCTTACTTCAGCGATGCCGGCGGTGAATACAAGATTGTGGTTCGACTGTCCGACGGATCTGGAGACTCCAAGACGATCGAGCCCGGTGGTGGCAAGGGGTTCTACCAGGGCCTGGCCTTTTCGCCGGACTCCAAGAAGCTCTCCTACTCGGATAATCGGGGCGCCCTTTGGGTTACCGAAGTCGAGAGTGGAAAGGCCACCAAGGTAGATGAGGCGCCGCTTTACCCGGTCACTTATGGCTATTCACCCTCCTGGTCACCCGATAGCAAATGGCTGGCCTTCAGCAGGATCATCGACAACTATCAACAGGCTGCCTTTGTGTATAGTCTTGAAAGCTCAAAGCTAACACAGATCACCGACGGCATGAGTGAAGCGTTTTCGCCGGCGTTCGACCGAAACGGGAAGTACCTCTATTTCCTGGCGAGCACCAACGCCAAATCCGCGCCCGGATGGCTCGACCTGACCGCGCTCGAGACTCCCAACCAGACCTACAGCGTCTACATGGCGCTTCTACAGAAGGAACTGCCTTCGCCGTTCCTCCCTGAGAGCGATGAAGAACCCGTCGCCGAAGCCAAGAAGCCGGAGAAAAAGGATGAGCCGTTCCGTATTGACCTCGAAGGGCTGAACCGGCGGGTGCTCAGCGTGCCGATGCCTTCGAGAGTCTATCGAGCCCTGGTTGCTGGCACAGAAGGCACGTTCTTCACCATAGATACGCCTCCTCAACCAAACGCAGCGCAGCCTGGCGGCCCGCCGACGATTCGCAAGTACGAGTTCAGCTCCAAGAAGGAGAGCGTGTTCTTTACCGGCGCCAACGGGTTTGTCATATCCCCCACGGGGGGGCACATGATGATCCTCGGGCCCGCCGGCCCGCAGCTGGTCTCTACCGCTGCGCCGGCTACGCCGGGACAGGGCGCCCTCGACGTCAGCGCCCAGGTCATCAAAGTGGATCCTCGGGCCGAATGGCGGCAGATCTTCCATGAGGCGGTGCGCTTGCAGCGCGACTATTTCTACGATCCCGGACACCACGGGGTAGACCTGGTTGCGCTTGAAAAGCGCTACGAGCCGTTCCTCGCCGGCCTCATGAGCCGGGCGGATTTGAACTCGCTCTTCGAAGACATGATGGGCGAGATCTGCGTTGGCCACATGTACATCGGCGGCGGCGACATCCCGGGAACCTCGGGCCCCGCAGTGGGCTTGCTCGGCGCGGACTTCAGCCAGGAAAACGGCCGATATCGGTTCTCAAAGGTCTACACTGGCGAAAGCTGGAACCCCGGTCTGCGTGGGCCCTTGGCGCATCCTGGAGTAAACGTCGAGGCTGGAGAATATCTCCTTGGTGTTGGAGGCAAGGAGCTCAAGGCTGGAGAGGATCTGTATCAGCTCTTCGAGGGCAAGGTCGGCAAGCAGGTCAGGATCAAAGTTGGCCCCAAGCCGGATGGAACCGACTCGCGCGAGGTCACCGTGGTACCGACAGGAAACGAGACGCAGCTTCGCGTGTTCGACTGGGTGGAAGGTAACCGGAGAAAGGTGGAGGAGCTAAGCGGTGGCCGACTGGGATATGTGTGGTTCCCGAACACGACGGTTCAGGGCTATACGTTCTTCAACCGGTACTACTACGCGCAGGTGAACAAGGAAGGCATGGTGTTGGACGAGCGCTACAACGGTGGCGGTTCGGTGGACGATTACTTCATCAACAACATCACCCGCCCGCACATGAGCTGGTGGATGACTCGATATGGCAAGGACTTCAGCAGCCCGCTGATGACGGTCTACGGACCGAAAGCTCTGATCATCAATCAGTATGCCGGCTCCGGAGGCGATTACTTCCCGTGGGCGTTCCGCAAGGCGAAACTGGGTCCGCTGGTGGGCAAACGAACCTGGGGCGGCTTGGTCGGCATCCTCGGATTCCCGGCCTTTGTAGACGGCGGCAGCATGACGTCGCCGAACCTCGCCTTCTACAGTCCTGATGGAGAGTGGGAGATTGAGAACTTCGGCACTGCGCCTGACATCGAGGTGGAATGGGATCCGGTGCTGTGGCGGCAGGGCCGCGACGCCCAGCTTGAGAAGGCGGTGGCCGAGGTCATGAACCAGCTCAAGTCCTACAAGAAGCCAACGCCCAAGCGGCCTCCGTTCAAGGACAACACCAAGATCGGCGGCGGGTAG
- a CDS encoding cellulase family glycosylhydrolase has protein sequence MFLAVGLGFVVSLFVVAPKPLHIEGTQVVDSGGRQVVLRGVNVASLEWSSDGEGHVLKTIEVAIKDWKVNHIRLPMSQDRWFGKAPEQKDGGKSYRKLVDECVQLCSKNGVYIMLDLHWNSPNEWGKHIGQHFMPDMFSVDFWKDVAKVYKNHPAVLFDLYNEPHDTTWEIWKNGGTIDETRGVGARQGRFTPIKYQTPGMQALVNTVRATGARNLLVVGGLDWAYDLKGVLEGYALTDPGVTDAPRRHGTGGYDGFGDLRRHGTGGYAGFGDLRRHGTGGYGDSPTRSSDLGPQTSHLPGNGILYVCHNYPFKGDTFETWLGKMKRYTEKLPVIMSEFGAQNLGKAINDPNPWVANVLRACKENGWMWTAWDLHPAAGPTLISDWNYTPTPSFGKLVKEALAKK, from the coding sequence ATGTTTCTTGCGGTTGGTCTTGGGTTCGTTGTGTCTCTCTTTGTTGTCGCACCCAAGCCCCTTCACATCGAAGGAACCCAGGTCGTCGATTCCGGCGGCCGGCAAGTGGTACTTCGCGGGGTCAACGTGGCGTCCCTCGAGTGGTCGAGCGATGGCGAGGGCCACGTGCTGAAAACCATCGAGGTCGCCATCAAGGACTGGAAGGTTAACCATATCCGGCTGCCGATGAGCCAAGATCGCTGGTTTGGCAAGGCCCCGGAGCAGAAGGACGGCGGCAAATCCTATCGCAAGCTGGTGGACGAATGCGTCCAGCTTTGTTCCAAGAATGGGGTCTATATCATGCTGGACCTGCATTGGAACAGCCCGAACGAATGGGGCAAGCACATCGGCCAGCACTTCATGCCGGATATGTTCAGCGTGGACTTCTGGAAAGACGTCGCGAAGGTCTACAAGAACCATCCGGCCGTGCTCTTCGACCTCTACAACGAGCCGCACGACACGACTTGGGAGATCTGGAAGAACGGCGGCACGATCGACGAAACGCGGGGCGTCGGTGCACGGCAAGGGAGGTTCACTCCGATCAAATACCAGACCCCCGGCATGCAGGCCCTGGTGAACACCGTGCGTGCGACCGGTGCAAGGAATCTATTGGTTGTCGGCGGCTTGGATTGGGCTTACGATCTCAAGGGGGTATTGGAGGGCTATGCGCTGACAGACCCGGGGGTCACGGATGCCCCTCGCCGGCACGGAACCGGCGGCTACGATGGGTTTGGCGACCTGCGCCGGCACGGAACCGGCGGCTACGCTGGGTTTGGCGACCTGCGCCGGCACGGAACCGGCGGCTACGGGGATTCTCCTACTCGCTCCTCAGACCTCGGACCTCAGACCTCACACCTACCCGGCAACGGCATCCTCTATGTCTGCCACAACTACCCGTTCAAAGGCGACACGTTCGAGACCTGGCTGGGCAAGATGAAGCGCTACACCGAGAAACTGCCGGTGATCATGAGCGAGTTCGGCGCTCAAAACCTCGGGAAGGCGATCAACGATCCGAACCCCTGGGTGGCGAACGTCCTGAGAGCCTGCAAGGAGAACGGCTGGATGTGGACGGCCTGGGACCTTCATCCCGCCGCCGGTCCGACGCTGATTTCCGACTGGAACTACACGCCCACGCCGAGCTTCGGGAAACTCGTCAAGGAGGCGTTGGCGAAGAAGTGA
- a CDS encoding aldo/keto reductase yields the protein MLGSVKFRQFGRHGFEVSEIGVGAWAMGGGWGPQAEEDSFGSMNAALDAGVNFVDTAAVYGMGHGERVVAKALAARGGKRPFVATKTPPKLPGTWPPANSEDSEERYSEAYLRENLAERMENLQTDKIDLLQLHTWTRAWNRDPKPYKHLRNLQNEGKIGLIGVSTPEHDQNSVIDLMRGGWVDSVQVIYNIFEQEPAAELLDVAGETGTGIIVRVALNEGSLTGRFTPDTTFPEGDFRRGYFAGDRLGRAVARAERIRSELEGSGYTMVQAALKFVLAHPAVSTVIVGMRNREQALANCAVSELPDLPEELLGRLKTHYWRRGMWNGGK from the coding sequence ATGCTCGGTTCCGTGAAGTTCAGGCAGTTTGGAAGGCATGGGTTCGAGGTCTCGGAGATCGGCGTCGGAGCGTGGGCGATGGGCGGAGGATGGGGGCCGCAGGCGGAGGAGGACTCCTTTGGCTCGATGAACGCCGCGCTGGATGCGGGTGTCAACTTCGTGGATACGGCGGCGGTCTACGGCATGGGCCACGGAGAGCGGGTAGTGGCGAAGGCGCTCGCGGCGAGAGGCGGGAAGCGCCCGTTCGTCGCCACCAAGACACCTCCCAAGCTGCCGGGCACCTGGCCGCCCGCCAACTCCGAGGACTCCGAGGAGCGGTATTCCGAGGCGTACCTGCGCGAGAACCTTGCCGAACGCATGGAGAACCTGCAGACCGACAAGATCGACCTCTTGCAGCTTCACACCTGGACCCGCGCCTGGAACCGGGACCCCAAGCCGTACAAGCACCTGAGGAACCTCCAGAACGAGGGCAAAATCGGGCTGATTGGCGTCTCAACCCCCGAGCACGACCAGAATTCGGTGATCGATCTGATGCGCGGGGGATGGGTGGATTCGGTGCAGGTGATCTACAACATTTTTGAGCAGGAACCGGCCGCGGAGCTTCTCGACGTCGCCGGTGAGACGGGCACCGGAATCATCGTGCGCGTGGCGTTGAACGAGGGGTCCCTGACCGGGCGATTCACTCCTGACACCACCTTTCCGGAAGGCGACTTCCGGCGCGGCTACTTCGCCGGAGACCGTCTGGGGCGAGCGGTGGCCCGCGCCGAGAGAATCAGATCCGAGCTGGAGGGTTCGGGGTACACGATGGTCCAGGCGGCACTCAAGTTCGTACTGGCGCATCCGGCGGTGAGCACGGTGATCGTCGGGATGCGGAATAGGGAGCAAGCTCTGGCGAACTGCGCGGTCTCTGAATTACCAGATCTTCCAGAAGAACTGCTGGGCCGCCTCAAAACCCACTATTGGCGCCGGGGCATGTGGAACGGTGGGAAGTAG
- the lepB gene encoding signal peptidase I, which yields MEFLLAQSTGGPSDGVSIIDTLARTPLSKVFIFVAVCTVLRLALAPGLAKTPPHMRTGGYKARRFFNETLDAIVYAGVVVFMVIRPFGIQAFQIPSPSMVDTLLVNDFIVANKAVYRYTHPQCKDIVVFRPPAYACSQSQLDTDGQPKVDFIKRCIGVPGDVVEIRGGVLYRNGKAFEEPFRKGSNEYDWKLVHYTGEYEPLKGQFVPVSLDATTGRGNFQIPGIAKKYAVGALPDPPAHADGEPWVLMWKNVDELNEQELRTAKELADAPPAAIPPGHYLMMGDNRGQSFDGRAWGLVTEEQIVGRSEIIWLPIKRWRTTR from the coding sequence GTGGAGTTCCTGCTCGCCCAATCCACAGGTGGCCCAAGCGACGGCGTGTCGATCATCGACACGCTCGCCCGAACTCCACTCAGCAAGGTCTTCATTTTCGTGGCCGTGTGCACAGTCCTGCGCCTCGCGTTGGCGCCTGGGCTTGCCAAGACGCCACCGCACATGCGCACCGGCGGCTACAAGGCGAGGCGCTTCTTCAATGAGACGCTCGACGCCATCGTCTATGCCGGCGTCGTGGTGTTCATGGTCATTCGGCCGTTCGGCATCCAGGCGTTCCAAATTCCCTCGCCCTCGATGGTGGACACGCTCTTGGTGAACGACTTTATCGTCGCCAACAAGGCCGTCTATCGCTACACCCACCCGCAGTGCAAGGACATCGTGGTCTTCCGCCCGCCCGCGTATGCCTGCTCCCAATCCCAACTCGACACCGATGGGCAGCCCAAAGTGGACTTCATCAAGCGTTGTATCGGGGTTCCCGGAGACGTCGTGGAGATACGCGGCGGAGTGCTGTATCGCAACGGAAAGGCGTTCGAGGAGCCCTTTAGGAAAGGGAGCAACGAGTACGATTGGAAGCTCGTCCATTACACCGGCGAATACGAGCCGCTAAAGGGGCAGTTCGTGCCCGTCAGTCTAGATGCCACCACGGGCCGGGGCAACTTCCAGATTCCCGGTATCGCCAAGAAATATGCGGTCGGTGCGTTGCCCGATCCTCCCGCTCATGCCGACGGCGAACCGTGGGTCCTCATGTGGAAGAACGTCGACGAGCTCAATGAGCAGGAGCTCAGAACCGCCAAGGAGCTGGCCGACGCTCCGCCTGCCGCGATTCCACCGGGGCACTATCTGATGATGGGCGACAACCGTGGGCAATCCTTCGACGGCCGGGCCTGGGGCCTCGTCACCGAAGAGCAGATCGTCGGGCGATCCGAGATCATTTGGCTCCCGATCAAGCGCTGGCGAACCACGCGATAG
- the rplS gene encoding 50S ribosomal protein L19, whose product MSRDAILRSVAEPNIKSDLPDFQPGDTVRAHVKVREAGKERLQVFEGLCIAVKGGGISKTIVLRKISNGVGVERSFPLHSPNIAKFEVLRHGVVRRAKLYYLRDKIGKAARIRERR is encoded by the coding sequence ATGTCCAGAGATGCCATCCTGCGCAGCGTCGCCGAACCGAACATCAAGTCGGATCTGCCCGATTTTCAGCCCGGCGACACGGTCCGCGCCCACGTGAAGGTGCGCGAAGCGGGCAAGGAGAGGCTGCAGGTCTTCGAGGGCCTTTGCATCGCCGTTAAGGGTGGCGGCATCTCCAAGACGATCGTGCTCCGCAAGATCAGCAACGGCGTCGGCGTAGAGAGAAGCTTCCCACTGCACTCGCCGAACATTGCCAAGTTCGAAGTGTTGCGGCACGGAGTGGTTCGCCGCGCGAAGCTCTATTACCTCCGCGACAAGATTGGAAAGGCCGCACGAATCCGCGAGCGACGGTAA
- the trmD gene encoding tRNA (guanosine(37)-N1)-methyltransferase TrmD — MLRVDFVTLFPEMVLPAIRHSMMKRAEESGLVAFGAVNPRDFTHDKHRTVDDDPFGGGPGMVMKCEPVWAAVESLVGSLEGWKGGDQDEAVCLPPPAPPSFSASRKTREGSPCPQSAIRDPQSAIRNPKSVIRNPKSRVAVVLPDPTGPLFQQSDAHELAQTDQIVLLCGHYEGIDDRIRQLLATHVFSMGDYVLTGGELPALTIADAVVRLLPGVLGCSGSLEQDSFFDGLLSAPQFTHPETFQGATIPEVLRSGDHGGAATWKRLQSLRTTRQNRPDLFWRATLEKRDADMLSF, encoded by the coding sequence ATGCTTCGCGTCGACTTCGTCACCCTGTTTCCCGAGATGGTGCTGCCCGCCATCCGGCACAGCATGATGAAGCGCGCCGAGGAGAGCGGCCTGGTGGCGTTCGGCGCCGTCAACCCGCGTGACTTCACCCACGACAAGCACCGCACGGTCGATGACGACCCATTTGGCGGCGGGCCGGGCATGGTGATGAAGTGCGAGCCAGTGTGGGCCGCAGTGGAGAGCCTTGTGGGGAGTTTGGAGGGATGGAAAGGTGGAGATCAAGATGAGGCAGTATGTCTCCCTCCCCCAGCCCCTCCCTCATTTTCCGCTTCGCGAAAAACAAGGGAGGGGAGCCCATGTCCGCAATCCGCAATCCGCGATCCGCAATCCGCAATCCGTAATCCGAAATCCGTAATCCGAAATCCGAAATCGAGAGTCGCCGTCGTCCTACCCGATCCGACGGGACCTTTGTTCCAGCAGTCCGACGCCCACGAGCTGGCTCAAACGGACCAAATCGTCCTGCTCTGCGGACACTATGAGGGAATCGACGACCGCATCCGGCAGCTTCTCGCCACGCACGTCTTTTCAATGGGCGACTACGTGTTGACCGGGGGCGAACTGCCTGCGCTCACCATTGCGGACGCAGTCGTTCGGCTGCTTCCAGGAGTGCTCGGCTGCTCGGGTTCACTGGAGCAGGACAGCTTCTTCGACGGCCTTCTCAGCGCGCCGCAATTCACCCACCCGGAGACCTTTCAAGGTGCCACCATTCCTGAGGTTCTCCGATCCGGCGACCACGGGGGCGCAGCGACATGGAAACGCCTTCAATCGCTTCGAACGACACGGCAAAACCGCCCCGACCTGTTTTGGCGCGCGACGTTGGAAAAGAGAGACGCTGATATGCTATCCTTTTAG
- a CDS encoding 4a-hydroxytetrahydrobiopterin dehydratase, with product MELAYVLLSPEQVAEGLSSLPSWSVKEGMLSKTFEFESYLKGVDFAAKVGYAAEDLDHHPDITITWRKVAIRMNTHAVNGLSPYDFELASRIEALL from the coding sequence ATGGAACTCGCCTACGTCCTTCTATCGCCTGAGCAGGTGGCCGAGGGGCTGTCCTCGCTTCCGAGTTGGAGTGTGAAGGAGGGAATGCTCAGCAAGACCTTTGAGTTCGAGAGCTACCTGAAAGGCGTAGACTTTGCGGCCAAGGTCGGCTACGCCGCCGAGGACCTGGACCACCACCCGGACATCACGATAACGTGGCGCAAGGTGGCGATCCGCATGAACACCCACGCTGTGAATGGGCTTTCGCCATACGACTTTGAACTGGCGAGCCGGATCGAAGCCCTGCTGTAG